One window from the genome of Sphaerotilus microaerophilus encodes:
- the lapB gene encoding lipopolysaccharide assembly protein LapB, producing MEFDLQWLLMGLPVAFGLGWLASRLDLRQWKREVESSPRAYFKGLNLLLNEQQDKAIDAFIEAVQHDPGSSDLHFALGNLFRRRGEYERAVRVHQHLLARADLPTAERDRAQHALAQDFLKAGLFDRAEAAFQALEGTAFATDARLALLSLYERSRDWTAAIEVAAQLEKSGTGSFAERSAHFHCELAQTADDRGDAPAAEAALARAREIAPLAARPLVQQAQRLVRQGRAAQAMAVFAELRQRNPDAFSRLAEDFVACAKAAGQLDPARAALEELFARQPRIDLLRALALLQGCAPGQSERLLPLLREQPSLSAALALLDAPADQWPEGAQPAVRDAVARAARPLQRYRCAACGFEAQRHFWQCPGCLSWDSFPQQRIEEL from the coding sequence ATGGAATTTGACCTGCAGTGGCTCCTGATGGGGCTGCCCGTGGCCTTCGGGCTCGGCTGGCTCGCGTCGCGCCTGGACCTGCGGCAGTGGAAGCGGGAGGTTGAGTCCTCCCCGCGCGCCTACTTCAAGGGGCTGAACCTGCTGCTCAACGAACAGCAGGACAAAGCCATCGACGCCTTCATCGAGGCCGTCCAGCACGACCCCGGCAGTTCCGACCTGCACTTTGCCCTGGGCAACCTGTTCCGCCGCCGTGGCGAGTACGAGCGCGCGGTGCGGGTGCACCAGCACCTGCTGGCCCGCGCCGACCTGCCCACTGCCGAGCGCGACCGCGCCCAGCACGCGCTGGCGCAGGACTTCCTCAAGGCCGGCCTGTTCGACCGGGCCGAGGCCGCCTTCCAGGCGCTGGAGGGCACGGCCTTTGCCACCGACGCCCGGCTCGCGTTGCTGAGCCTGTACGAGCGCTCGCGCGACTGGACCGCAGCCATCGAGGTGGCCGCGCAGCTCGAAAAGAGCGGCACCGGCTCCTTTGCCGAGCGCAGCGCGCACTTCCACTGCGAGCTGGCCCAGACCGCCGATGACCGCGGCGACGCCCCGGCCGCCGAGGCCGCCCTGGCCCGCGCCCGCGAGATCGCCCCGCTGGCCGCCCGCCCGCTGGTGCAACAGGCCCAGCGCCTCGTGCGCCAGGGCCGTGCGGCGCAGGCCATGGCCGTGTTTGCCGAGCTGCGCCAGCGCAACCCGGATGCCTTCAGCCGCCTGGCCGAGGACTTCGTCGCCTGTGCCAAGGCGGCCGGCCAGCTGGATCCCGCACGCGCGGCACTGGAGGAGCTGTTTGCCCGCCAGCCGCGCATCGACCTGCTGCGCGCCCTGGCCCTGCTGCAGGGTTGCGCGCCGGGCCAGTCCGAGCGTCTGCTGCCCCTGCTGCGCGAGCAGCCCAGCCTGTCCGCGGCGCTGGCCCTGCTGGACGCGCCGGCCGACCAATGGCCCGAGGGCGCCCAGCCGGCGGTGCGCGACGCCGTGGCCCGAGCGGCCCGGCCGCTGCAGCGCTACCGCTGCGCGGCCTGTGGCTTCGAGGCGCAGCGCCACTTCTGGCAGTGCCCCGGCTGCCTGAGCTGGGACAGCTTCCCGCAGCAGCGCATCGAGGAACTCTGA
- a CDS encoding LapA family protein produces the protein MRVITWLFRAAVFFVLFAFALNNQHEVRLHWFFGFGTQAPMVFVVLGAFAVGCVVGVLAMLPQWWRQRRRARERVPEAPAVPEPAPATRPAPLADIDLSAARRDGI, from the coding sequence ATGCGTGTGATCACCTGGCTCTTTCGGGCCGCCGTCTTTTTCGTGCTGTTCGCCTTTGCGCTGAACAACCAGCACGAGGTCCGCCTCCACTGGTTCTTCGGCTTCGGCACGCAGGCACCGATGGTCTTCGTCGTGCTGGGCGCCTTTGCCGTGGGCTGCGTGGTGGGTGTGCTGGCCATGCTGCCGCAGTGGTGGCGCCAGCGCCGCCGCGCCCGCGAGCGCGTGCCTGAGGCCCCGGCTGTGCCGGAACCGGCCCCCGCCACCCGCCCGGCGCCGCTGGCCGACATCGACCTCTCCGCTGCCCGTCGCGATGGAATTTGA
- a CDS encoding integration host factor subunit beta: MTRSDLVTLLAERFTQLAHRDAEFAVKTMLDAMTDALSRGHRIEIRGFGSFSINRRPPRMGRNPRSGVQVTIPEKLVPHFKPGKALREAVDERSPGADDDAQVVHVMPLLGSPR; this comes from the coding sequence ATGACCCGATCCGACCTCGTCACCCTGTTGGCCGAACGCTTCACGCAACTGGCCCATCGCGACGCCGAGTTCGCCGTCAAGACCATGCTCGACGCGATGACCGACGCCCTGTCGCGCGGCCACCGCATCGAGATCCGCGGCTTTGGCAGCTTCTCGATCAACCGTCGCCCGCCGCGCATGGGCCGCAACCCGCGCTCGGGCGTCCAGGTGACCATCCCCGAGAAGCTGGTGCCCCACTTCAAGCCGGGCAAGGCGCTGCGCGAGGCTGTCGATGAGCGCAGCCCGGGTGCGGACGATGACGCCCAGGTGGTGCATGTGATGCCCCTGCTTGGCAGCCCGCGCTGA
- the rpsA gene encoding 30S ribosomal protein S1, translated as MSEIIPDSPFATPEVESFAALFEESLQNADLRAGEVISAEVVRVEHNFVVVNAGLKSEAYVPIDEFKNDQGEIEVQVGDFVSVAIDAIENGYGDTILSRDKAKRLASWLSLETALESGDFVTGTVSGKVKGGLTVLVNGIRAFLPGSLLDTRPVKDMSPFEGKTMEFKVIKLDRKRNNVVLSRRAVVEASMGEERAKLLETLREGAFVNGVVKNITEYGAFVDLGGIDGLLHITDMAWRRVRHPSEVVTVGQELTAKVLKFDAEKNRVSLGLKQMGDDPWIGVSRRYPSGTRLFGKVTNIADYGAFVEIEPGIEGLVHVSEMDWTNKNVAPSKIVALGDETEVMVLEIDEDKRRISLGMKQCRPNPWDEFAQNFKRGDRVKGPVKSITDFGVFVGLAAGIDGLVHLSDLSWNEPGEAAVRNYKKGQDVEAIVLGIDVERERISLGIKQLDTDPFTSYTTLNDRGATVTGKVKTVDPRGAEIQLNADVTGYLRASEIARERVEDARNVLKEGDEVTALIINIDRKLRSIQLSIKAKDNVEQQEALQRLSADNRETVGNAGTTSLGALLKAKLDQGH; from the coding sequence ATGTCCGAAATCATCCCCGACAGCCCCTTCGCCACCCCTGAAGTGGAGAGCTTCGCCGCTCTGTTCGAAGAATCGCTCCAGAACGCCGACCTGCGTGCCGGTGAAGTGATCTCTGCCGAGGTCGTGCGCGTCGAGCACAACTTCGTGGTCGTGAACGCCGGCCTGAAGTCCGAGGCCTATGTGCCCATCGACGAGTTCAAGAACGACCAGGGCGAGATCGAAGTCCAGGTCGGGGACTTCGTGTCGGTGGCGATCGACGCCATCGAGAACGGCTACGGCGACACCATCCTGTCGCGCGACAAGGCCAAGCGTCTGGCTTCCTGGCTGAGCCTGGAGACCGCGCTGGAGTCCGGCGACTTCGTCACCGGTACCGTCTCCGGCAAGGTCAAGGGTGGCCTGACCGTGCTGGTCAACGGCATCCGCGCCTTCCTGCCCGGCTCGCTGCTCGACACGCGCCCGGTCAAGGACATGAGCCCGTTCGAGGGCAAGACCATGGAGTTCAAGGTCATCAAGCTCGACCGCAAGCGCAACAACGTTGTGCTGTCGCGTCGCGCGGTGGTCGAGGCTTCGATGGGCGAAGAGCGCGCCAAGCTGCTCGAGACGCTGCGCGAAGGCGCCTTCGTCAACGGCGTGGTCAAGAACATCACCGAATACGGTGCGTTCGTGGACCTGGGTGGCATCGACGGCCTGCTGCACATCACCGACATGGCCTGGCGCCGTGTGCGTCACCCGAGCGAAGTGGTGACGGTCGGTCAGGAACTGACCGCCAAGGTCCTGAAGTTCGACGCCGAGAAGAACCGCGTCAGCCTGGGCCTGAAGCAGATGGGCGACGATCCGTGGATCGGCGTCTCGCGCCGCTACCCGTCGGGCACCCGCCTGTTCGGCAAGGTCACCAACATCGCCGACTACGGTGCCTTCGTCGAGATCGAACCGGGCATCGAAGGCCTGGTGCACGTCTCCGAAATGGACTGGACCAACAAGAACGTGGCCCCGTCCAAGATCGTGGCCCTGGGCGACGAGACCGAAGTCATGGTCCTGGAGATCGACGAGGACAAGCGCCGCATCAGCCTGGGCATGAAGCAGTGCCGTCCGAACCCCTGGGACGAGTTCGCGCAGAACTTCAAGCGCGGCGACCGCGTCAAGGGCCCCGTCAAGTCGATCACCGACTTCGGCGTGTTCGTCGGCCTGGCCGCTGGCATCGACGGCCTGGTGCACCTGTCCGACCTGTCCTGGAACGAGCCGGGCGAAGCCGCGGTGCGCAACTACAAGAAGGGTCAGGACGTCGAGGCGATCGTCCTGGGCATCGACGTGGAGCGCGAGCGCATCTCCCTGGGCATCAAGCAGCTCGACACCGATCCGTTCACCAGCTACACCACGCTCAATGACCGTGGTGCCACGGTGACCGGCAAGGTCAAGACGGTCGACCCGCGCGGCGCCGAGATCCAGCTCAACGCCGACGTCACCGGCTACCTGCGTGCCTCCGAGATCGCCCGCGAGCGCGTCGAGGATGCCCGCAACGTGCTGAAGGAAGGCGACGAGGTCACCGCCCTGATCATCAACATCGACCGCAAGCTGCGTTCGATCCAGCTGTCGATCAAGGCCAAGGACAACGTCGAGCAGCAGGAAGCCCTGCAGCGCCTGTCGGCCGACAACCGCGAGACCGTCGGCAACGCCGGCACCACCAGCCTGGGCGCCCTGCTCAAGGCCAAGCTGGATCAGGGTCACTGA
- a CDS encoding bifunctional 3-phosphoshikimate 1-carboxyvinyltransferase/cytidylate kinase, with product MFALPCLDLPPLGHAAGTVRLPGSKSISNRLLLLAGLSAGQTTLVDLLDSDDTQVMLDALRTLGCAIERDGDTTRITGLGGRAAVASAELFLGNAGTAMRPLTAALAVLACEHGGDYTLRGVPRMHERPIGDLVDALRGLGAEVDCLGQEGYPPLHLRGGRLDLGQPVKVRGDVSSQFLTALLLALPLACAERDVTIEVVGELISKPYIEITLNLLARFGIAVQREGWQRFVIPRGSRYQTPGTLPVEADASSASYFIALGAIAGVDAPVRIEGVGAGSIQGDIRFVEAAEAMGAVVSAEPNALEVRRGAWPLKAIDLDCNHIPDAAMTLAVMALYADGPCTLRNIASWRVKETDRIAAMACELRKVGATVEEGADFIRVHPLAQFRAASIHTYDDHRMAMCLSLAAFNGLQQAEPVPVRIEDPKCVAKTFPDYFEALFSVVRSEPRHIPVITIDGPTASGKGTLAAGVAARLGWHTLDSGSLYRVSALAARRAGVAPDDEAGLARVAAGLNLRFEGTSVFLDGADVTDVLREEAVGTMASQISVWPALRAALYELQCSFRRLPGLVADGRDMGTVIFPAAPLKIFLTASAAARAERRHRQLLERGISANLDSLRADLEARDERDRHRATAPLKPAEDALELDNSGMTVVESVELVLDWWLQRRPFDLLG from the coding sequence ATGTTTGCCCTTCCTTGCCTCGATCTCCCGCCGCTCGGTCATGCCGCCGGCACCGTGCGCCTGCCGGGTTCCAAGAGCATCTCGAACCGCCTGCTGCTGCTGGCCGGCCTGAGTGCCGGGCAGACCACGCTGGTCGACCTGCTCGACTCCGACGACACGCAGGTGATGCTCGATGCGCTGCGCACGTTGGGCTGCGCCATCGAGCGTGATGGCGACACCACCCGCATCACCGGCCTGGGCGGGCGGGCTGCGGTGGCCAGCGCCGAGCTCTTCCTCGGCAACGCCGGCACGGCGATGCGCCCGCTCACCGCGGCGCTGGCGGTGCTGGCCTGCGAGCACGGTGGCGACTACACCCTGCGCGGCGTGCCGCGCATGCACGAGCGGCCCATCGGCGACCTGGTCGACGCCCTGCGCGGCTTGGGGGCCGAGGTGGACTGCCTGGGGCAGGAGGGCTATCCGCCGCTGCACCTGCGCGGCGGCCGGCTCGACCTGGGCCAGCCGGTGAAGGTGCGCGGCGACGTCTCCAGCCAGTTCCTCACTGCGCTGCTGCTGGCACTGCCGCTGGCCTGTGCCGAGCGCGACGTGACCATCGAGGTGGTCGGCGAGCTGATCTCCAAGCCCTACATCGAGATCACGCTGAACCTGCTGGCGCGCTTTGGCATCGCGGTGCAGCGCGAGGGCTGGCAGCGCTTCGTCATCCCGCGCGGCAGCCGCTACCAGACGCCGGGCACGCTGCCGGTGGAGGCGGATGCCTCGTCGGCGTCCTATTTCATCGCGCTGGGGGCGATCGCGGGTGTGGACGCGCCGGTGCGCATCGAGGGCGTCGGCGCCGGGTCCATCCAGGGCGACATCCGCTTCGTCGAGGCCGCGGAGGCGATGGGCGCGGTGGTGAGTGCGGAGCCGAATGCGCTGGAAGTACGCCGCGGTGCCTGGCCACTCAAGGCCATCGACCTGGACTGCAACCACATCCCCGACGCGGCCATGACCCTGGCGGTGATGGCGCTCTACGCCGACGGCCCCTGCACGCTGCGCAACATCGCCAGCTGGCGCGTCAAGGAGACGGACCGCATCGCCGCGATGGCCTGTGAGCTGCGCAAGGTCGGTGCCACGGTGGAGGAGGGCGCCGATTTCATCCGCGTGCACCCGCTGGCGCAGTTCCGCGCAGCCAGCATCCACACCTACGACGACCACCGCATGGCCATGTGCCTGTCGCTGGCGGCCTTCAACGGCCTGCAGCAGGCCGAGCCGGTGCCGGTGCGCATCGAGGATCCGAAGTGCGTCGCCAAGACCTTCCCGGACTACTTCGAGGCGCTGTTCTCGGTGGTGCGCAGCGAGCCGCGCCACATCCCGGTGATCACGATCGACGGGCCGACCGCCTCCGGCAAGGGCACCCTGGCCGCCGGCGTGGCCGCGCGGCTGGGCTGGCACACGCTGGACTCCGGCTCGCTCTACCGCGTCAGCGCGCTGGCGGCGCGCCGAGCCGGCGTGGCGCCGGATGACGAGGCGGGCCTGGCGCGCGTGGCGGCCGGGCTGAACCTGCGCTTCGAGGGCACGAGCGTGTTCCTCGACGGCGCGGACGTGACCGATGTGCTGCGGGAGGAAGCCGTGGGCACGATGGCCTCGCAGATCTCGGTCTGGCCGGCGCTGCGGGCGGCGCTCTACGAGCTGCAGTGCAGCTTCCGCCGCCTGCCCGGCCTGGTGGCCGACGGGCGCGACATGGGCACGGTGATCTTCCCGGCCGCACCGCTGAAGATCTTCCTGACCGCCTCAGCGGCGGCGCGCGCCGAGCGGCGCCACCGCCAATTGCTGGAAAGAGGGATTTCTGCTAACCTCGACAGTCTTCGCGCCGACTTGGAGGCACGCGACGAGCGCGATCGGCATCGCGCCACCGCGCCGCTCAAGCCCGCCGAAGATGCGTTGGAGCTGGACAACTCGGGCATGACGGTCGTCGAATCGGTCGAGCTCGTGCTGGATTGGTGGCTGCAGCGCAGGCCGTTCGATCTCCTGGGCTGA
- a CDS encoding prephenate dehydrogenase, with product MFNQLGVIGVGLMGGSFALALKRAGLVKRVVGYSKSPATTEKARKLGVIDAAADSALQAVAGSDLVLVAVPVAAIEATFKAIRQLIEPGVLVMDVGSTKRDVVDAARRVLKDRLTGFVPAHPIAGKEVSGVEHADAQLYLGKQVILTPLAQTDPNQVQQATDVWSAIGCQVLRMTPENHDTAYAAVSHLPHLLAFAYFNAMLAQPAGREFLSLAGPGFRDFTRIAASDVSVWRDILLANREEVIKQTQRLRHALDAFEVAMRSGNAEALSDLIRTASDGRSGWQMNARPTPPR from the coding sequence ATGTTCAATCAACTGGGGGTCATCGGCGTCGGCCTGATGGGTGGCAGCTTCGCGCTGGCGCTCAAGCGGGCCGGGCTGGTCAAGCGCGTGGTCGGCTACAGCAAGTCGCCCGCGACCACCGAGAAGGCGCGCAAGCTGGGCGTGATCGACGCGGCGGCGGATTCCGCGCTGCAGGCGGTGGCCGGCTCCGACCTGGTGCTGGTGGCCGTGCCGGTGGCGGCGATCGAGGCGACCTTCAAGGCGATCCGCCAGCTCATCGAGCCGGGCGTGCTTGTGATGGATGTGGGCAGCACCAAGCGCGACGTGGTCGACGCGGCGCGGCGGGTGCTCAAGGACCGCCTGACCGGCTTCGTGCCAGCGCACCCGATCGCCGGCAAGGAGGTCTCGGGCGTCGAGCACGCCGACGCGCAGCTCTACCTGGGCAAGCAGGTGATCCTGACGCCGCTGGCGCAGACCGACCCCAACCAGGTGCAGCAGGCCACCGACGTGTGGTCGGCGATCGGCTGCCAGGTGCTGCGCATGACGCCCGAGAACCACGACACCGCCTACGCGGCCGTGAGCCACCTGCCGCACCTGCTGGCCTTCGCCTATTTCAACGCCATGCTGGCGCAGCCGGCGGGGCGCGAATTCCTCTCGCTGGCCGGGCCTGGCTTTCGCGACTTCACCCGCATTGCCGCCAGCGACGTGTCGGTGTGGCGTGACATCCTGCTGGCCAACCGCGAGGAGGTCATCAAGCAGACCCAGCGGCTGCGCCACGCGCTGGACGCCTTCGAGGTGGCGATGCGCTCTGGCAATGCCGAGGCGCTGTCCGACCTGATCCGCACGGCATCCGACGGCCGCTCCGGCTGGCAGATGAACGCCCGACCCACGCCGCCACGCTGA
- the pheA gene encoding prephenate dehydratase yields MQAPADLLALRGQIDALDRDLLALLNRRAQLAQEVGELKKKEGSVVFRPEREAQVIDGLKAANPGPLKNDSVAPIWREIMSACRALETPTRVAYLGPAGTFSEEAALGYFGSSLVRVPCASIDEVFRSTAAGVADFGVVPVENSTEGMVARSLDIFLTTPLFIIGETSLFVRHNLLRRENSLEGIEAVCAHPQALAQCHEWLSLHLPHAERRPVASNAEGARLAGLDPKLAGIASARAASEYGLHVVAPAIQDDTHNRTRFAIVTDPHRHPAPKASGHDCTSLVVSVVNRPGAMYDILAPLKRHGVSMSRLESRPARSGQWEYYFFIDLQGHPDQPAVQTAMHELRDACAFFKVLGTYPIDVH; encoded by the coding sequence GTGCAAGCTCCCGCCGACCTGTTGGCCCTGCGCGGCCAGATCGATGCCCTCGACCGCGACCTGCTCGCGCTGCTGAACCGCCGCGCGCAACTGGCGCAGGAGGTCGGCGAGCTCAAGAAAAAGGAGGGCTCCGTCGTTTTCCGCCCCGAGCGCGAGGCGCAGGTCATCGACGGGCTCAAGGCGGCCAACCCGGGGCCGCTCAAGAACGACAGCGTCGCGCCCATCTGGCGCGAGATCATGTCGGCCTGCCGGGCGCTGGAAACGCCCACCCGGGTGGCCTACCTCGGCCCGGCCGGCACCTTCAGCGAGGAGGCAGCGCTGGGCTACTTCGGCTCGTCGCTGGTGCGCGTGCCCTGCGCCAGCATCGACGAGGTGTTCCGCAGCACGGCGGCGGGTGTGGCCGACTTCGGCGTGGTGCCGGTGGAGAACTCCACCGAAGGCATGGTGGCGCGCTCGCTGGACATTTTCCTGACCACCCCGCTGTTCATCATCGGCGAGACCAGCCTGTTCGTGCGCCACAACCTGCTGCGCCGCGAGAACTCGCTGGAGGGCATCGAGGCGGTCTGCGCGCACCCGCAGGCGCTGGCGCAGTGCCACGAGTGGCTCTCGCTGCACCTGCCCCACGCCGAGCGCCGGCCGGTGGCCAGCAACGCCGAGGGCGCCCGCCTGGCCGGGCTCGACCCGAAGCTGGCCGGCATCGCCAGCGCCCGCGCGGCCAGCGAGTACGGCCTGCACGTCGTGGCCCCGGCGATCCAGGACGACACGCACAACCGCACCCGCTTCGCGATCGTCACCGACCCGCATCGCCACCCGGCACCCAAGGCCTCGGGGCACGACTGCACCAGCCTGGTCGTCTCGGTGGTGAACCGCCCGGGCGCGATGTACGACATCCTGGCTCCGCTGAAGCGGCACGGCGTGTCGATGAGCCGGCTGGAGTCCCGCCCGGCGCGCTCGGGCCAGTGGGAGTACTACTTCTTCATCGACCTGCAGGGCCACCCGGACCAGCCGGCGGTCCAGACGGCGATGCACGAGTTGCGCGACGCCTGTGCCTTCTTCAAGGTGCTGGGCACCTACCCCATCGACGTGCACTGA
- a CDS encoding DUF2059 domain-containing protein codes for MLRLCVLAAALTASGLTLAADASAAKKDLVKKVLQLQQPGIEGVGNVVAGQTAQQMLQAASQQAGRVPADKREQVGKEIQEEVRKFYEETAPILRAMALKQAPGTVGVALEEKLSEDELKALIAWLESPVSKKYQQLSAEVQPQLTQKVVAESRASVEPKLKALDQSIAKKLGLPPADAAASKKK; via the coding sequence ATGTTGCGTTTGTGTGTTTTGGCGGCGGCGCTGACCGCCAGCGGGCTGACCCTGGCGGCGGATGCCTCGGCAGCGAAGAAAGACCTGGTCAAGAAAGTGCTGCAGCTGCAGCAGCCGGGCATCGAAGGCGTAGGCAACGTGGTGGCCGGCCAGACCGCGCAGCAGATGCTGCAGGCCGCCAGCCAACAGGCCGGGCGCGTGCCGGCCGACAAGCGCGAGCAGGTCGGCAAGGAGATCCAGGAAGAGGTGCGCAAGTTCTACGAGGAAACCGCCCCGATCCTGCGTGCCATGGCGCTCAAGCAGGCCCCCGGGACGGTCGGTGTGGCGCTCGAAGAGAAGTTGAGCGAAGACGAATTGAAGGCGCTGATCGCCTGGCTGGAGTCGCCGGTCAGCAAGAAGTACCAGCAGCTCAGCGCCGAAGTGCAGCCGCAGCTGACTCAGAAGGTGGTGGCCGAGTCGCGCGCCAGCGTCGAGCCCAAGCTCAAGGCGCTGGACCAGTCGATCGCGAAGAAGCTCGGCCTGCCGCCCGCCGACGCGGCCGCCTCGAAGAAGAAGTGA
- the gyrA gene encoding DNA gyrase subunit A, giving the protein MSSFAKETLPISLEEEMRRSYLDYAMSVIVGRALPDARDGLKPVHRRVLFAMHELNNDWNRPYKKSARIVGDVIGKYHPHGDTAVYDTIVRMAQDFSLRHMLVDGQGNFGSVDGDAAAAMRYTEIRLSKVAHEMLADIDKDTVDFGPNYDGSEKEPLVLPSRLPNLLVNGSAGIAVGMATNIPPHNLNEVVDACLHLLKAPEASLDELMQIIPAPDFPTAGIIYGINGVREGYRTGRGKVVMRAKVHFEDIDRGQRQSIIVDELPYQVNKKTLQERMAELVHEKKLEGISHIQDESDKSGMRLVIELKRGEVPEVVLNNLYKQTQLQDTFGINMVALIDGQPRLCNLKQLLEIFLEHRREVVTRRTVFELRKARERGHVLEGLAVALANIDEFIRIIKESPTPPVAKLALMNQSWDSSLVREMLARAESDTPGGRAAYRPEGLAPQFGMQTDGLYRLSDDQAGEILQMRLQRLTGLEQDKIVGEYKEVMAQIADLLDILAKPERVTFIIGEELVALRQEFGQTKLGARRSVVEHNVQELGTEDLITPTDMVVTLSHTGYIKSQPLAEYRSQKRGGRGKQATATKDDDWVDQLFIANTHDWMLCFSNRGRVYWLKVWEVPQGGRTSRGRPIVNMFPLQPEEKINVVLPLTGEFRSFPADHYVFMCTALGTVKKTALDEFSNPRKAGIISVDLDEGDYLIGAALTDGRHDVMLFSDGGKAVRFDENDVRPMGRNARGVRGMALDEGQSVIAMLVAEQDDTQSVGPDNTPVSVLCATENGFGKRTSIVEYTRHGRGTKGMIAIHQSERNGKVVAATLVRANDEIMLITDRGVLVRTRVAEIRELGRATQGVTLIALDEGAKLSGLQRIVENDANDVADAGDPGSESDNEPRAAGTPGEENP; this is encoded by the coding sequence ATGAGCTCCTTCGCCAAAGAAACCCTGCCCATCAGCCTCGAAGAAGAGATGCGGCGGTCCTACCTCGACTACGCGATGAGCGTGATCGTGGGTCGGGCGCTGCCGGATGCGCGTGATGGCCTCAAGCCGGTGCACCGGCGCGTGCTCTTCGCGATGCACGAGCTGAACAACGACTGGAACCGGCCTTACAAGAAATCGGCGCGCATCGTCGGTGACGTGATCGGTAAGTACCACCCGCATGGCGACACGGCGGTGTACGACACCATCGTGCGCATGGCACAGGACTTCAGTCTGCGCCACATGCTGGTGGACGGCCAGGGCAACTTCGGGTCGGTCGACGGCGATGCGGCCGCGGCGATGCGATACACCGAAATCCGTCTGTCGAAGGTGGCGCACGAGATGCTGGCCGACATCGACAAGGACACCGTCGATTTCGGTCCGAACTACGACGGCAGCGAGAAGGAGCCGCTGGTGTTGCCCAGCCGGCTGCCGAACCTGCTGGTCAACGGCAGCGCCGGCATCGCGGTGGGCATGGCCACCAACATCCCGCCGCACAACCTCAACGAGGTCGTCGATGCCTGCCTGCACCTGCTGAAGGCCCCCGAGGCCAGCCTCGACGAGCTCATGCAGATCATCCCGGCGCCGGACTTTCCGACCGCCGGCATCATCTATGGCATCAACGGCGTGCGCGAGGGCTACCGTACCGGGCGCGGCAAGGTGGTGATGCGCGCCAAGGTGCACTTCGAGGACATCGACCGTGGCCAGCGCCAGTCGATCATCGTCGACGAGCTGCCCTACCAGGTCAACAAGAAGACGCTGCAGGAGCGCATGGCCGAGCTGGTGCACGAGAAGAAGCTCGAAGGCATCAGCCACATCCAGGACGAGTCGGACAAGTCAGGCATGCGCCTGGTCATCGAGCTCAAGCGCGGCGAAGTGCCCGAGGTGGTGCTGAACAACCTGTACAAGCAGACGCAGCTGCAGGACACCTTCGGCATCAACATGGTGGCGCTGATCGACGGTCAGCCGCGCCTGTGCAACCTCAAGCAGCTGCTGGAGATCTTCCTGGAGCACCGCCGCGAGGTGGTGACGCGGCGCACCGTGTTCGAGCTGCGCAAGGCGCGCGAGCGTGGTCATGTGCTCGAAGGCCTGGCGGTGGCGCTGGCCAACATCGACGAGTTCATCCGCATCATCAAGGAGTCGCCGACCCCGCCGGTGGCCAAGCTGGCGCTGATGAATCAGAGCTGGGACAGCTCGCTGGTGCGCGAGATGCTCGCCCGCGCCGAGTCCGACACGCCGGGCGGGCGCGCAGCCTACCGGCCCGAGGGCCTGGCGCCGCAGTTCGGCATGCAGACCGACGGGCTGTATCGCCTCTCGGACGACCAGGCCGGCGAGATCCTGCAGATGCGCCTGCAGCGCCTGACCGGGCTGGAGCAGGACAAGATCGTCGGCGAGTACAAGGAGGTCATGGCCCAGATCGCCGACCTGCTGGACATCCTCGCCAAGCCCGAGCGCGTGACCTTCATCATCGGCGAGGAGCTGGTGGCGCTGCGCCAGGAATTCGGCCAGACCAAGCTGGGCGCGCGCCGCTCGGTGGTCGAGCACAACGTGCAGGAACTCGGCACCGAGGACCTGATCACGCCGACCGACATGGTGGTCACGCTCAGCCACACCGGCTACATCAAGAGCCAGCCGCTGGCCGAGTACCGCTCGCAAAAGCGCGGCGGGCGCGGCAAGCAGGCCACCGCGACGAAGGACGATGACTGGGTCGACCAGCTCTTCATCGCCAACACGCACGACTGGATGCTGTGCTTCAGCAATCGCGGGCGGGTCTACTGGCTGAAGGTCTGGGAGGTGCCGCAGGGCGGGCGGACCAGCCGCGGCCGGCCGATCGTCAACATGTTCCCGCTGCAGCCGGAAGAGAAGATCAACGTGGTGCTGCCGCTGACCGGCGAGTTCCGCAGCTTCCCGGCCGATCACTACGTCTTCATGTGCACGGCGCTGGGCACGGTCAAGAAGACGGCGCTGGACGAGTTCAGCAACCCGCGCAAGGCCGGCATCATCTCCGTGGACCTGGACGAGGGTGACTACCTGATCGGCGCCGCACTCACCGACGGGCGGCACGATGTGATGCTGTTCTCCGACGGCGGCAAGGCGGTGCGCTTCGACGAGAACGACGTGCGGCCGATGGGCCGCAATGCGCGCGGCGTGCGCGGCATGGCGCTCGACGAGGGCCAGAGCGTGATCGCGATGCTGGTGGCCGAGCAGGACGACACCCAGTCCGTGGGGCCTGACAACACGCCGGTGAGCGTGTTGTGCGCCACCGAGAACGGCTTCGGCAAGCGCACCTCGATCGTCGAGTACACCCGGCACGGCCGAGGCACCAAGGGGATGATCGCCATCCATCAGAGCGAGCGCAACGGCAAAGTGGTAGCCGCCACGTTGGTGCGCGCCAACGACGAGATCATGCTGATCACCGACCGCGGTGTATTAGTTCGCACCCGCGTGGCGGAAATCCGCGAACTGGGCCGCGCGACCCAGGGGGTGACCCTGATCGCCCTCGACGAAGGTGCCAAGCTGTCGGGGCTGCAGCGCATCGTGGAAAACGACGCCAATGACGTCGCTGATGCCGGCGATCCGGGCAGCGAATCCGACAATGAACCCCGTGCGGCCGGAACCCCCGGCGAGGAGAACCCTTGA